The proteins below are encoded in one region of Struthio camelus isolate bStrCam1 chromosome 11, bStrCam1.hap1, whole genome shotgun sequence:
- the LOC104150602 gene encoding uncharacterized protein codes for MAERSRDIQSTPGFVSAAGETAGGVRCKREALAAPHCQQRFRCKLPAENRSGSPHLPYLAPLPAKAATQADVSLDALTGKMPGAASQTKLPALETSSGSSPGDRAHAVGAIDDIQQEVSQEQQLYLNLYLYGQVAAAKILERASKGLKQPVKNFKEADPREHVQSLSGAAMAPDSEKRWEEEKQKPARLPLISPQLPKRDACAQTKGIKEMVRAMPVVRPRASASAQGKPRTWRSHGTMTMPPPSSWQLPSHSCVPLGAESVASREIHCGPAYKEQDERLATCPTALRLPQPPARADFAKVFRETCNELKSRKFPAPKAISGQEAKVQPPDMAAHGGDLLFHSGDLQLRELQAPLTVMPVLTTEVTPFAEILAEHSSESPEEANTGRDRFSQGILGDPGVAARPECQGPALPATALEHTVQQLVTAAWSRASAMSPGPSPQLVQPNADKTMEEHHVAMAQGLVAHTNGPAAPASGSPEQTTTPGKTTSPTALQESEPRACGSNRAAGRACGPALPGRGHGPGHRERPQTRQGPQGQALTIVPCIRGRPMKVHPDVTSEHLSVLSIRTESLEELNSSCLARTGQSLAQLRKHHLWRRQTLKESEAKEQEGEGKRFTLTVSGQLNVKPREVFRRNSFPNLWKPEITRVELLKDVTTTQDLLEHLVVHSVKKERSARAKKRGLKAPKGVELEVVVEEDEEEDTNEDILKVENSLICKSHLDTTMSRQEEARQPWMSWQLQKKASTCTIWARPSFLSKDSSARPLLPKSPHPPRRALFAMPVPTWPMSSLLARGLWHQASLPS; via the exons ATGGCAGAAAGGAGCAGGGACATCCAGAGTACCCCAGGGTTCGTCTCTGCAGCCGGAGAGACAGCTGGAGGGGTTAGGTGCAAACGGGAGGCGTTGGCAGCCCCACACTGCCAGCAGCGTTTTCGGTGCAAGTTGCCAGCTGAAAATCGTTCCGGCTCACCCCATCTGCCTTACTTAGCACCTCTCCCAGCCAAGGCAGCAACACAGGCAGATGTGTCCCTGGATGCACTTACAGGTAAAATGCCAGGAGCTGCAAGTCAAACCAAGCTGCCCGCTCTGGAAACGTCCTCTGGATCTTCTCCCGGAGACAGGGCACATGCTGTGGGTGCAATAGATGACATCCAGCAGGAGGTCTCCCAGGAGCAACAGCTCTATTTGAACCTGTACCTCTATGGCCAAGTCGCAGCAGCAAAAATTCTGGAGAGAGCATCCAAGGGACTCAAGCAGCCTGTTAAGAACTTCAAAGAAGCTGACCCAAGAGAACACGTCCAGTCTCTCAGTGGTGCTGCAATGGCTCCGGACTCGGAAAAGAGatgggaagaggaaaagcaaaagccaGCTCGTCTCCCTTTGATTTCCCCTCAACTACCCAAGCGGGATGCTTGTGCCCAAACCAAGGGAATCAAAGAGATGGTCCGCGCCATGCCTGTGGTCAGGCCTAGGGCCTCAGCATCAGCACAGGGAAAACCTAGGACATGGCGAAGCCATGGCACCATGACTATGCCTCCTCCAAGCAGCTGGCAGCTTCCAAGCCACTCCTGCGTTCCGCTGGGAGCCGAGAGCGTTGCTAGCAGAGAGATCCACTGTGGACCAGCCTACAAGGAGCAGGACGAGCGCTTGGCAACTTGCCCAACAGCACTGAGGCTGCCACAGCCCCCTGCCAGGGCTGATTTTGCCAAAGTCTTCAGAGAAACATGCAATGAGCTAAAGAGCAGAAAGTTTCCAGCTCCCAAAGCCATCTCTGGCCAGGAGGCCAAGGTACAACCCCCAGACATGGCAGCACATGGCGGTGACCTGCTGTTTCACAGTGGAGACCTGCAGCTTCGTGAGCTGCAAGCGCCCCTCACTGTTATGCCTGTCCTCACCACAGAAGTAACTCCCTTTGCTGAGATCTTGGCAGAACACAGCTCTGAATCCCCCGAAGAAGCCAACACTGGAAGAGACAGGTTTTCTCAGGGCATCCTCGGCGACCCAGGCGTGGCAGCGAGGCCTGAGTGTCAGGGTCCTGCCCTGCCTGCCACGGCTCTGGAGCacacagtccagcagctcgtgactgCAGCCTGGAGCCGTGCCAGCGCCATGAGCCCAGGACCCAGTCCACAGCTGGTGCAGCCCAATGCGGACAAAACCATGGAGGAGCACCATGTGGCCATGGCACAGGGGCTGGTAGCCCACACAAACGGTCCAGCGGCACCAGCCAGTGGATCCCCGGAGCAGACCACGACGCCTGGTAAAACCACATCCCCCACGGCTCTGCAAGAGTCTGAGCCCCGTGCTTGTGGCAGCAACAGGGCTGCTGGCAGGGCCTGTGGGCCAGCTCTCCCAGGCAGGGGCCATGGGCCAGGGCACCGGGAACGGCCACAGACAAGGCAGGGCCCACAAGGGCAGGCTTTGACCATTGTCCCCTGCATTAGAGGCAGGCCAATGAAGGTACATCCAGATGTCACATCAGAACATCTCTCAGTGCTCTCTATAAGAACAGAGTCCCTCGAGGAGCTcaacagcagctgcctggccCGCACTGGGCAGAGCTTGGCCCAGCTCCGAAAACACCATCTCTGGAGGAGGCAGaccctgaaggagagcgaggccAAGGAACAGGAGGGCGAGGGGAAACGCTTCACCCTAACAGTGTCAGGACAACTCAATGTCAAACCCAGGGAG GTCTTCCGCAGAAACTCGTTCcctaacttgtggaaacctgaaaTCACACGAGTGGAGCTCCTCAAGGATGTGACAACCACGCAGGACCTGCTGGAGCACCTGGTAGTCCACAGCGTCAAGAAGGAGCGGAGCGCGAGAGCAAAGAAGAGAGGCCTGAAAGCACCAAAGGGTGTGGAATTGGAAGTGGTAGTGGaagaagatgaggaagaggacactaatgaagacattttaaaagtggAGAACTCACTGATTTGTAAGAGCCACCTGGATACCACGATGAGCAGGCAGGAAGAGGCAAGACAACCTTGGATGTcatggcagctgcagaaaaaagcc